A region from the Antennarius striatus isolate MH-2024 chromosome 24, ASM4005453v1, whole genome shotgun sequence genome encodes:
- the LOC137591668 gene encoding nanos homolog 2-like yields MTPTKASLGAESSVVADRDSFDIWRDYMNLGKVVERLWDRCDGDRRDTGGCRRATPEPNRWLPLQSPRREDCMMSRETSRSSSSSGTPSGFCHFCKKNGESPSVYRSHRLKALDGAVTCPILWRYTCPKCAATGERAHTRRYCPVLQRQEMERDLGRDLGRDLGRDLGRDLGRDLGRDLGRDLGRDLGRDLGRDLGSELARFW; encoded by the coding sequence ATGACACCGACTAAAGCCTCGCTCGGAGCAGAGAGCTCCGTCGTTGCTGACAGAGACTCATTCGACATCTGGCGCGACTACATGAACCTTGGCAAGGTGGTGGAGAGGCTGTGGGACAGGTGTGATGGGGACCGGAGGGACACCGGGGGGTGTCGGAGAGCTACACCGGAGCCGAACAGGTGGTTGCCCCTCCAGAGCCCCCGTCGGGAGGACTGCATGATGTCCCGGGAGACCtcccgcagcagcagcagcagcgggacGCCCTCCGGTTTCTGCCACTTCTGTAAGAAGAACGGGGAGTCACCCAGTGTGTACCGGTCCCACCGGCTCAAGGCGCTCGACGGCGCGGTCACCTGCCCCATCCTGTGGAGATACACCTGCCCCAAGTGCGCGGCCACCGGGGAGCGCGCTCACACCCGCCGGTACTGCCCGGTGCTGCAGCGgcaggagatggagagggaCTTGGGGAGGGACTTGGGGAGGGACTTGGGGAGGGACTTGGGGAGGGACTTGGGGAGGGACTTGGGGAGGGACTTGGGGAGGGACTTGGGGAGGGACTTGGGGAGGGACTTGGGGAGGGACTTGGGGAGCGAGTTGGCCCGGTTCTGGTAG